The region AAGATAAGCAGAACTGGAGTTGACTTATTTCTTAACTGCGAAAGATGCTTTTATTTGAGATATAAAAAAGGTGTCTCTAGGGTATCAGGTCCACCATTTAATCTAAATATTGCTATTGATTCTCTTCTAAAAAATGAATTTGACGAATACAGAAGAAAAGGTGAGCCGCATCCATTAATGTCTGAAGCTAATATAGATGCAATCCCATTTCAGCATGAGCTTTTGGATCAATGGAGATTCAATTTTAAAGGAGTGCAATTTGAGGATAAAAAGCGTGGTTTTTTATGGTTTGGTGCTATTGATGATGTATGGATTCATAATCAAACTAAAAAGTTGATTATTGCAGACTATAAGGCCACATCAAAAAAAACGGAAGTAAATCTCGATGCGGATTGGCAAATTGCATATAAGCGTCAAATGGAATTTTATCAGTGGTTAATGAGATCAAATGGATTCGAGGTAGATAATGAAGGATGGTTTGTTTACTGTAATGGAAAGGTATTTGATAATCACTTTAATAGCAGCCTAACTTTTGATATTAAGATGATTCCTTATAAGGGAAACGATGCATGGATTGAGTCAACACTTGAAAAGCTCATAAAATGTTTAAAATCTCAAACAATCCCTGATGCAAATGCAGATTGTGATTATTGCAAATATATAAATAAAATTAATTTAGCTTCAGAATGAAATGTTAAAGTCTATTAAGTAGTAATCCACAAATACAAAAAAAAGATTTTATGAAATCTTATCTAAATTCTACTCTAAGGATTTTATTACAGCATCAGTTATATGCCACATCATTACTGGAGCTACAGCATTACCTAACCCTCGATAATTTATAGTTTTTGAATCTACTAACTTAAAACTGTCTGGGAAAGATTGTATCCGCGCTACTTCCCTAGGAGTAAACATCCTATATCTTCCATCTTCATATAGTACTGGATCCGTGCTATTTAGACTTACTTTTGCAAGATGAGAGGTGACTGTATTGCAAGGTAAATCTATTTTTTGGGCCCTTCCTTTATTCATGATTTTAGAATTTCTAGAATTCAACATTCCATCAACTGCTTTTTGGCTGAAATAGTATTTATCTTCTATTTTTTCCGACGAAAACAAGACTTTTGATAATGGCTCAAAATTATTTGTATGGGTGGGGAGAGGAAATAAAAATCTGTTATATACTGCTTTACTTCTAAAGCCAATTATAAAAACCCTTTCTCTCTTCTGGGGGACACCAAAGTGAGCTGAATTTAGAAGTGAATACTTAACATGGTAACCACACCTCTCAAATTTTTTTAATATCAAAGGAAAAGATTCTTTTTGGTTCGCTGACAAGATCCCTTTTACATTTTCTGCAATAAACACACTAGGCTTTTTTTTTCGAAGAATTCTGCACATCTCAGAATACAACATCCCTCTTGGATCGTTACAGCCTAACCTTTTTGGATTTTGAGCTAAAATTGAAAATGATTGGCATGGAAATCCACCAGTCAAAATATCATGTGTGGGAATATCATCCAAAACTAAATCTCTGATATCTATAACTTGTGCTTCTTGTTTAAAATTTTGGTTGTAAATAGAGGTTACTTTTTCATCAAAATCCATTGCATAAACAGTTTTAATAGGGTGTTTTCTATAATTCGATTTTAGAAAAGTAAATCCGCCTTCCGCACCTAAATCCATTCCACCACAACCACTAAATAAAGAAGCTAACTTATATTTCATCTTTTTAAACTAACAATTTTTCCCAAGTGCCAGATTTTTCAGTATATTTTATATCAGCACCTCCTCTTGGAGACATATCTAATAAATCATTTTTATACTTAGAAACAGGGTCATGAATCTGAAATAACCTAATTCCATCTGATGAGATAAGAAGCCTATAAACATAATATGAATCTTTCAATGTTTGCGCTGCATCCCATTCGTTAGGTGTCATATGAAATGAAAAGTGATTAATTTTACCTTTAGAAATAGTAGTTTTTACCTCAATATATTTTTTCATAGGCAAGCTACCTTGGTGCGATTGTATATCGTATCCGACACCCAAATGGTCAGGTATTTTCTTAACATTTTTTATAAACTCTTCTTTATTAATAGACCGTAATCTTGATTTCTCATGCTCTATTGATATTGACTCACCAACAAATCCAATTTTTTTTGTAG is a window of Methylophilales bacterium DNA encoding:
- a CDS encoding PD-(D/E)XK nuclease family protein, producing the protein MPKNKLYDPASKDLFKISRTGVDLFLNCERCFYLRYKKGVSRVSGPPFNLNIAIDSLLKNEFDEYRRKGEPHPLMSEANIDAIPFQHELLDQWRFNFKGVQFEDKKRGFLWFGAIDDVWIHNQTKKLIIADYKATSKKTEVNLDADWQIAYKRQMEFYQWLMRSNGFEVDNEGWFVYCNGKVFDNHFNSSLTFDIKMIPYKGNDAWIESTLEKLIKCLKSQTIPDANADCDYCKYINKINLASE
- the dcm gene encoding DNA (cytosine-5-)-methyltransferase, encoding MKYKLASLFSGCGGMDLGAEGGFTFLKSNYRKHPIKTVYAMDFDEKVTSIYNQNFKQEAQVIDIRDLVLDDIPTHDILTGGFPCQSFSILAQNPKRLGCNDPRGMLYSEMCRILRKKKPSVFIAENVKGILSANQKESFPLILKKFERCGYHVKYSLLNSAHFGVPQKRERVFIIGFRSKAVYNRFLFPLPTHTNNFEPLSKVLFSSEKIEDKYYFSQKAVDGMLNSRNSKIMNKGRAQKIDLPCNTVTSHLAKVSLNSTDPVLYEDGRYRMFTPREVARIQSFPDSFKLVDSKTINYRGLGNAVAPVMMWHITDAVIKSLE